One Corynebacterium tuberculostearicum DNA window includes the following coding sequences:
- a CDS encoding (deoxy)nucleoside triphosphate pyrophosphohydrolase, protein MSNPIRVVGAVFHDGERFLACRKKPGKPLEGHWEFPGGKIEPGETPEQALAREIREELNLIAEVGQKVTTTTYEYDFATIELTTFYCTLVDGDLRLTDHDDTKWVTSTEAAHLTWAPADIPAVEAIASSHS, encoded by the coding sequence ATGTCTAACCCCATTCGCGTCGTTGGCGCCGTCTTCCACGACGGCGAGCGGTTCCTCGCCTGCCGCAAGAAACCAGGCAAGCCACTGGAAGGCCACTGGGAATTTCCGGGTGGAAAGATCGAGCCTGGTGAAACCCCTGAGCAAGCCCTAGCTCGTGAAATTCGCGAGGAGCTTAACCTCATCGCCGAGGTCGGCCAGAAAGTGACGACAACAACCTACGAGTACGATTTTGCGACGATTGAGCTAACCACTTTCTACTGCACGCTTGTCGACGGCGACCTACGCCTGACCGATCACGACGATACAAAATGGGTTACCTCCACAGAGGCCGCGCACCTGACGTGGGCTCCCGCAGATATCCCGGCAGTAGAAGCTATTGCTTCTAGTCACAGCTAA
- a CDS encoding DEAD/DEAH box helicase has protein sequence MSTNPDSSLPFGVYETPITARIRERMNETLSQHPAAGFGIGRSSDEEAHGRYTSAVSQHIGSLLERRLYGLKSPEDRVALINNIALLLGEDEEIDSEELLYAVYNSGLADPPLLPDVSLTKSALFTNTQGESSLTSEIEREIKTADSVDLLCAFIKNSGISVLDRQLEYLRDNEIPFRLLTSTYCGASDAAALERLVEKYQAEVKICYEHKSTRLHAKAWLFRRKSGFDTAFIGSSNLSRSALVDGWEWNVRGSNTATPEVIDKFIKTFDSYWHDSHFKTFDPNRDMERLERSLRVAKGGENSGALRQLELSGLEVTPYPYQEEMLEALRSEREVKDRHRNLLVAATGTGKTVVAALDYRNLCEQWKRRPRLLFVAHRKEILQQARRTFQEVLKDADFGELLVDGAQPRRWDYVFASVQSLSASRLQNLNSKHFDAVVIDEFHHAQAPTYKALLDHLQPQELLGLTATPERGDGENVQKYFDYRVAHELRLWDALRLQLLVPMHYYGIADGTDLSSLTWSRGKKDYNTEELSEFYIKAGEKRTRFIVNELNRRIFDLSEMKAIGFCVTIAHAEYMARQFQQFGIPARAVTSDLTATERAQAIKDLETGDVKVLFSVDIFNEGVDIPSVNTLLLLRPTQSPVVFLQQLGRGLRLSPGKDSCVILDFIGQQHVDFDFERKFHALTRKRGKRLAEEIEQGFPTTPPGSHIQFDQSTTEQVLRNVKKVSRNSLRKVRALLSEIRTTNLKEFLEDSNLQLEDIYRPSKYSWTRLLREEGLLQQNTDETESFLLNRIRVFLHVNDPHRIDAYLRILSSSNLRYSDMGPSDQAFTRMLVLGFWANSNSPHPGSYDAALTTLRQHPQVAWELEQVMQLSSDSSRIVPQHSDSSVLETHADYSLAELIGALESGSLQQLVNLPREGVKYFPDINTDLFLVTFQKDDQVSASTNYRDYPISPDLLHWESQSTTTLKSKAARRYIGHREREGKILIASRFTKKNEVGTASAYTYLGAVDYVSHHGEKPIQFEWKLQRSMPKALYAAGRTVA, from the coding sequence ATGAGTACCAACCCTGACTCTTCCCTACCTTTCGGCGTTTACGAGACCCCTATTACGGCCCGAATTCGTGAACGAATGAACGAAACGCTAAGCCAACATCCTGCTGCAGGATTCGGTATTGGAAGAAGCTCCGATGAAGAGGCTCATGGCCGCTATACCTCGGCGGTTTCACAACATATTGGTTCACTCCTAGAGCGACGGCTATACGGTTTGAAGTCACCCGAAGACCGGGTTGCCCTAATCAATAACATCGCGCTTCTACTGGGCGAAGATGAGGAAATTGATTCCGAAGAACTCCTCTACGCCGTATACAACTCCGGATTGGCGGACCCTCCCTTACTTCCGGATGTTTCACTCACCAAGAGTGCACTATTCACTAACACCCAAGGAGAATCTAGTTTAACCAGCGAAATCGAGAGAGAAATCAAAACTGCTGATTCGGTTGATCTGCTCTGTGCGTTCATCAAGAACTCCGGCATCAGCGTTCTTGATAGACAACTCGAGTACCTTCGCGATAACGAGATCCCTTTCCGGCTACTCACTTCTACCTACTGCGGTGCGTCCGACGCAGCTGCGCTCGAGCGATTGGTTGAAAAGTATCAGGCCGAAGTAAAGATTTGCTATGAGCACAAATCCACTCGCCTTCATGCCAAAGCTTGGCTATTCCGCCGAAAGTCCGGATTCGATACTGCCTTTATCGGCAGTTCCAACCTTTCCCGATCTGCTCTCGTCGATGGTTGGGAGTGGAATGTCCGCGGGTCCAATACCGCGACTCCTGAAGTAATCGATAAGTTCATCAAGACTTTCGATAGCTACTGGCACGACAGTCATTTCAAGACCTTCGACCCAAATCGCGACATGGAGAGACTCGAGCGGTCTCTTCGCGTTGCCAAGGGTGGCGAAAACTCCGGAGCACTTCGCCAACTGGAGTTATCTGGCCTTGAGGTAACTCCTTACCCCTACCAAGAAGAAATGCTCGAAGCGCTACGCTCAGAGCGTGAGGTAAAAGATCGGCATAGGAACCTCCTGGTTGCTGCTACAGGAACAGGAAAGACAGTAGTTGCCGCATTGGACTACCGGAACCTATGCGAACAATGGAAGCGACGCCCTCGGCTGCTTTTCGTTGCACACCGGAAAGAAATTCTTCAACAAGCCCGCCGGACATTCCAGGAAGTGCTTAAAGACGCGGACTTTGGCGAGCTGCTAGTCGACGGCGCTCAGCCTCGCCGCTGGGACTATGTGTTCGCCAGCGTGCAATCTCTCAGCGCTTCCCGTTTACAAAACCTAAATAGCAAGCATTTTGATGCCGTAGTAATCGACGAGTTTCATCACGCACAAGCCCCCACTTATAAAGCACTTTTGGACCACCTCCAGCCACAAGAGCTCCTGGGTTTAACGGCAACACCAGAACGTGGTGATGGCGAAAACGTCCAGAAATACTTTGACTATCGCGTAGCACATGAACTGCGTTTGTGGGATGCCTTGCGTCTACAGCTCTTAGTCCCTATGCATTACTACGGGATTGCCGATGGAACGGACCTTTCCTCATTGACTTGGAGCCGAGGAAAAAAGGACTACAACACCGAAGAGCTCTCCGAGTTCTACATCAAAGCGGGAGAAAAGCGCACCCGCTTCATTGTTAACGAGCTAAACCGACGCATCTTCGATCTCTCAGAGATGAAAGCTATCGGCTTTTGCGTCACGATTGCCCACGCAGAATATATGGCGCGGCAATTCCAGCAATTTGGAATCCCAGCGCGAGCTGTCACAAGCGATCTCACCGCCACCGAGCGTGCTCAGGCCATCAAAGATCTGGAGACTGGCGACGTCAAAGTCCTGTTCTCTGTAGATATATTTAATGAGGGCGTTGATATTCCTTCTGTTAACACCCTTCTTTTGCTCCGCCCGACACAAAGCCCTGTGGTCTTTCTACAACAACTGGGTCGTGGTCTTCGTCTATCTCCAGGCAAGGACTCCTGCGTCATTCTCGATTTCATTGGACAGCAGCACGTCGATTTTGATTTTGAGCGAAAATTCCATGCCTTAACCCGGAAGCGGGGCAAGCGCTTAGCTGAAGAAATTGAGCAGGGCTTCCCCACCACCCCACCGGGTTCGCATATCCAGTTCGACCAATCGACGACCGAGCAGGTTCTCCGAAACGTCAAGAAGGTCTCACGGAATTCCTTACGCAAAGTGCGTGCATTGCTCTCTGAAATTCGAACCACGAATCTCAAAGAGTTCCTTGAGGATTCGAACCTGCAATTAGAGGATATCTACCGTCCATCCAAATATTCATGGACCCGGCTACTTCGAGAAGAAGGGCTACTACAGCAAAACACGGATGAGACCGAATCGTTTTTACTTAACCGAATTCGGGTCTTCCTTCACGTCAACGATCCACACCGAATCGATGCCTATCTGCGTATCCTTTCCTCCTCAAATCTTCGCTACTCCGACATGGGGCCATCCGACCAGGCCTTCACCCGAATGCTCGTACTCGGATTCTGGGCGAACTCAAATTCTCCGCACCCTGGTTCCTATGACGCCGCCCTGACGACTTTGCGCCAGCATCCACAAGTTGCTTGGGAGTTGGAGCAGGTTATGCAACTGAGCAGTGACTCCTCGCGCATCGTTCCACAGCATAGCGATAGTTCAGTTTTGGAAACGCATGCGGATTACTCGTTGGCCGAGCTTATTGGTGCTTTAGAGTCAGGAAGCCTTCAGCAGCTTGTAAACCTGCCACGCGAAGGAGTGAAGTACTTTCCCGATATCAACACAGATCTCTTCTTGGTGACATTTCAAAAAGACGACCAGGTTAGTGCTTCGACAAATTACCGCGACTACCCAATTTCACCCGACCTTTTGCACTGGGAATCTCAATCAACAACAACTTTGAAATCGAAGGCGGCTAGGCGATACATCGGCCATCGGGAGCGTGAAGGAAAAATACTTATTGCCTCGCGCTTTACTAAGAAGAACGAAGTCGGGACAGCGAGCGCCTATACCTATCTAGGCGCGGTGGACTATGTATCCCACCATGGGGAAAAACCAATTCAATTTGAATGGAAGCTCCAAAGGTCGATGCCTAAGGCTCTGTATGCTGCGGGAAGAACGGTGGCCTAG
- a CDS encoding Nramp family divalent metal transporter has translation MTNQTREKWTLVGPGYVAAATGVGAADLVATMIAGQRYGYALLWAVIIGMIMKIVLAESVGRYSLATGNTMFHGCREMGR, from the coding sequence ATGACGAACCAGACAAGGGAGAAATGGACCTTAGTTGGTCCGGGATATGTTGCCGCAGCGACTGGTGTCGGCGCAGCTGACTTAGTTGCCACCATGATTGCGGGCCAACGCTATGGCTACGCTCTCTTGTGGGCAGTCATAATCGGTATGATTATGAAAATTGTTCTAGCCGAAAGCGTTGGACGGTATAGCCTTGCCACCGGAAACACCATGTTCCATGGGTGCCGAGAAATGGGTCGGTAG
- a CDS encoding Nramp family divalent metal transporter: protein MGNRVTPGPSLIPLPLCLWWLPVSRGLAVGYVATFQVSHGSFIYVLSIAGGVGGTITLAAYGYWLREKEWYTPKWMKVMRMDNAVAYAVTGIFVLATLALGAELLYSANVAVSDNDQGLVDMADVLEDRYGTFMSKLFIVGFFSAAFSSCLGVWNGVSLMFADYIGHLKKIPQGDPRTSTGGKYYRAYLIWLTFPPMLLLLLGKPTGLIIAYGVLGALFMPFLGLTLLVLLNTKHTPKQWRNGWIVNTLMAVISVAFVYLCASQLGEIL, encoded by the coding sequence ATGGGTAACCGTGTCACCCCAGGCCCGAGCCTCATTCCCCTACCACTCTGCCTCTGGTGGTTACCTGTTTCACGCGGCCTAGCGGTTGGATATGTTGCAACTTTTCAAGTTTCCCATGGCTCCTTCATCTATGTACTGTCCATCGCCGGCGGAGTAGGTGGCACAATCACGCTTGCTGCTTATGGCTACTGGCTGAGAGAAAAGGAATGGTACACGCCAAAATGGATGAAGGTTATGCGCATGGACAATGCTGTAGCTTACGCGGTTACCGGTATTTTTGTTCTGGCTACACTCGCACTGGGCGCAGAACTGCTCTACAGCGCTAACGTCGCTGTGTCCGATAACGACCAAGGACTCGTTGATATGGCAGACGTTCTCGAGGACCGCTACGGAACGTTCATGTCTAAGTTGTTCATCGTCGGGTTCTTCTCCGCCGCATTCTCTTCCTGCCTTGGCGTGTGGAACGGTGTATCCCTGATGTTTGCTGACTACATCGGTCACCTCAAAAAGATCCCGCAAGGCGATCCCCGAACCAGTACTGGTGGAAAGTACTACCGCGCTTACCTCATCTGGCTGACCTTCCCACCAATGCTGCTTCTACTCCTTGGAAAGCCAACCGGACTCATCATCGCCTACGGAGTCCTGGGCGCTTTGTTTATGCCGTTCTTAGGCCTTACCCTTTTGGTCCTGCTGAACACCAAACACACCCCAAAGCAATGGAGAAACGGCTGGATCGTCAACACGTTGATGGCGGTAATCTCCGTTGCCTTCGTTTATCTTTGCGCTTCCCAATTGGGTGAAATTCTCTAG
- a CDS encoding MFS transporter — protein sequence MMNTHSGEVEHEEAPKIPREIWVMVTAAFIIALGYGLIAPLLPQFVVSFDVSMAAAGLVVSIFAASRLIFAPMSGSLVDRVGSRRVYLIGLMTVAVTTGLVSIAQSYWHIVALRALAGIGSTMFTVSAMGLIVRMSPPTIRGKCSATYATAFLLGNVAGPVLGASLSFLGFRWPFFIYGVGVALAAFVVWWQMPRVNHKQASKDKLPPMRLQEAWGDTAYRAVLTSNFAHSWINMGVRVSVLPLFAASIFHNGAAASGLALAVFAAGNAIVLQFSGKWSDIHGRKPLILIGLFGSAIFMVLMGMATSVWFLLLVSAFAGASSGLINPSQQAAVGDIVGNDRSGGKVLSTFQMAGDFGQILGPMLIGLLADASGFPLAFTVCGAIAFIGIIAWAFGRDPHAAVGNKPKRVPQEK from the coding sequence ATGATGAATACACACAGTGGGGAAGTAGAACACGAGGAAGCACCTAAGATCCCACGCGAAATCTGGGTCATGGTTACCGCCGCTTTTATTATCGCTTTGGGCTATGGCCTCATCGCCCCGCTCCTGCCGCAGTTTGTGGTTAGCTTCGATGTCTCCATGGCCGCCGCAGGCCTTGTGGTCTCCATCTTCGCCGCCTCGCGCCTTATCTTCGCGCCCATGTCTGGTTCTTTGGTGGACCGCGTGGGCTCGCGCCGCGTTTACCTCATCGGGCTCATGACCGTCGCGGTGACCACGGGCCTCGTCTCCATCGCCCAAAGCTATTGGCACATCGTGGCCCTGCGCGCCCTGGCCGGCATTGGCTCGACCATGTTCACCGTCTCGGCCATGGGCCTTATCGTGCGCATGTCCCCGCCGACGATTCGCGGCAAGTGCTCTGCCACCTACGCCACTGCCTTCCTGCTCGGTAACGTCGCCGGCCCCGTTCTTGGTGCCAGCCTGTCCTTCCTGGGGTTCCGCTGGCCATTCTTCATCTACGGCGTGGGCGTGGCGCTGGCCGCGTTCGTCGTCTGGTGGCAAATGCCTCGCGTGAACCACAAGCAGGCCAGCAAGGACAAGCTGCCGCCCATGCGCTTGCAGGAGGCCTGGGGTGATACCGCCTACCGCGCGGTGCTGACCTCCAACTTTGCCCATAGCTGGATCAATATGGGCGTGCGCGTATCCGTCCTGCCGCTTTTTGCCGCCTCCATCTTCCACAATGGCGCGGCCGCCTCCGGCCTGGCGCTCGCAGTCTTCGCGGCCGGCAACGCCATCGTGCTGCAGTTCTCCGGCAAGTGGTCCGACATCCATGGCCGCAAGCCGCTTATCCTCATCGGCCTCTTTGGTTCGGCCATCTTCATGGTGCTCATGGGCATGGCCACCAGCGTGTGGTTCCTCCTGCTCGTCTCTGCCTTTGCCGGCGCCTCTTCCGGGCTTATCAACCCCTCCCAGCAGGCCGCGGTGGGCGACATCGTGGGCAATGACCGCTCCGGCGGCAAGGTGCTATCCACCTTCCAGATGGCCGGAGACTTCGGCCAAATCTTGGGCCCCATGCTCATTGGCCTGCTTGCCGACGCCTCCGGCTTCCCCCTCGCCTTCACCGTCTGCGGTGCCATCGCCTTCATCGGCATCATTGCCTGGGCGTTCGGCCGCGATCCGCACGCCGCGGTGGGGAACAAGCCGAAGCGGGTGCCGCAGGAGAAGTAG
- a CDS encoding ECF transporter S component — protein sequence MAMTRDTTWRYVLVVIAVALSLAAWFCTVLGVYSTVNVTFESYLTASVWVLLLVAAVLLYTSQHGLVPNCILLYPIFGASINLLLGSLTVRTQVPMFFDTVGTAIVAIIAGPVLGMATGLTTTVLGGVYFAYDLAFAPVGIFIGAAVGLLARRGVFNKLSWIIFSGLGMGIGSGVMSVYVLIFSFSGRPRKGPQNLTKFYEMIFQDERLAIILQGLTTDILDKVFTVLIACLVLRFMPKTIARHYTVTFNREVMRKVLHAPDPHAGPDASAQSTKQRATA from the coding sequence ATGGCAATGACCCGCGATACCACGTGGCGCTACGTCCTCGTCGTTATCGCCGTGGCACTCTCGCTCGCCGCGTGGTTTTGTACCGTCCTTGGGGTGTACTCCACGGTAAATGTGACTTTCGAGTCCTACCTGACCGCCAGCGTCTGGGTCCTCCTCCTAGTGGCCGCGGTGCTGCTATATACCTCGCAGCATGGGTTGGTGCCTAACTGCATCCTCCTGTATCCCATCTTCGGCGCCTCCATCAACCTGCTATTGGGCTCGTTGACGGTGCGCACGCAGGTGCCGATGTTCTTCGACACCGTCGGCACCGCCATCGTCGCCATCATCGCCGGTCCCGTGCTCGGCATGGCCACGGGGCTTACCACCACCGTATTGGGCGGAGTGTACTTTGCCTATGATCTCGCCTTTGCGCCCGTAGGCATTTTTATCGGTGCCGCAGTAGGCCTGCTGGCTCGCCGCGGGGTATTCAACAAGCTGTCGTGGATTATTTTCTCCGGCCTCGGAATGGGCATCGGCTCCGGCGTGATGAGCGTGTACGTGCTCATCTTTTCCTTCAGCGGCCGACCGCGCAAGGGACCGCAAAACCTCACCAAGTTCTACGAGATGATTTTCCAAGACGAGCGCTTGGCCATCATCTTGCAAGGCCTTACCACGGACATTCTGGATAAGGTCTTTACCGTCCTCATCGCCTGCTTGGTCCTGCGCTTTATGCCAAAGACAATCGCCCGGCACTACACGGTGACCTTCAATCGCGAGGTGATGCGGAAGGTGCTCCACGCGCCTGACCCGCACGCAGGGCCAGACGCATCTGCGCAGTCAACAAAACAGCGCGCGACCGCCTAG
- a CDS encoding DNA primase, translating into MSFFEDIASALDAEGIESRVNDDVMFVPITSDLEIQFIEIDPLLPAANVYIAAADVDEDDEEFEAVLVSVAFSVDDAVEAVSRHIATDQVVTVLRDLLEGTDERIAELEFAQDELNPHLVVAEVANDSELRVLVETIDGVPSAIVRFLAFDFDEDDLDDMEDEAVALAWEVDEEDEDLDEADRLALFDNAEFDDVPIVEVPAEALELGTYTDFDRLFDVLGLVSEQALDWEAQLVSFDDEDYEEPDVYDIFGEDDEDEDEDYFDGDDADLDYESDAPAAGEK; encoded by the coding sequence ATGAGCTTTTTCGAAGATATTGCTTCTGCATTGGATGCCGAGGGCATCGAGTCCCGCGTCAACGATGACGTCATGTTCGTTCCAATCACCTCTGATCTGGAAATCCAATTTATTGAAATCGATCCGCTTCTCCCCGCCGCGAACGTCTACATTGCCGCGGCGGATGTTGATGAAGACGATGAGGAATTTGAGGCAGTCCTCGTCTCCGTCGCCTTCTCTGTAGATGATGCCGTGGAGGCGGTGTCCCGCCACATCGCTACCGACCAGGTGGTCACCGTTCTGCGGGACCTGCTGGAGGGCACCGATGAGCGCATCGCGGAACTAGAATTTGCCCAAGATGAGCTCAACCCGCACCTCGTCGTGGCCGAAGTGGCCAATGACTCGGAGCTGCGCGTGCTCGTGGAAACCATCGACGGCGTCCCGTCCGCCATCGTGCGCTTCCTTGCCTTCGATTTCGATGAAGACGATCTCGATGACATGGAGGATGAGGCAGTCGCCCTCGCCTGGGAAGTGGACGAAGAGGATGAGGACCTCGACGAGGCTGACCGCCTCGCCCTCTTTGATAACGCCGAGTTTGATGACGTTCCCATCGTGGAGGTTCCCGCCGAGGCCCTTGAACTTGGCACCTACACCGACTTCGATCGCCTCTTTGATGTCCTAGGCCTCGTCTCCGAGCAGGCCCTGGACTGGGAGGCACAGCTCGTCTCCTTCGATGACGAAGACTACGAAGAGCCCGATGTCTACGACATCTTCGGCGAAGACGACGAGGACGAAGACGAGGACTACTTCGACGGCGACGATGCCGACCTGGACTACGAATCCGACGCCCCCGCAGCCGGCGAAAAATAG
- a CDS encoding carboxylesterase/lipase family protein — translation MVTPHENNRDSEGFPLEESSAAARLKAEQAHERARRAHEEAQNALADELTVRTTSGWVRGVIEEDLRTDRPISAGPVLTWRGIPFGDTTAGDNRFRAPQPAPAWEGVRDCSQFGPPAPQTTYSWTDRIIGSEDCLHLDIVRPRTEEKLPVVVYLHGGSFIMGSSHMLMLRGFELATRMDVVYVSINFRLNSLGYLDLRSLGGDCSANPAVADQILALQWVRDNIAAFGGDPDSVTLMGESAGGAAVLTLMTSPAAEGLFHRAIAQSPPIAMIHSRAQSTLWARELVHRLALPRRTSVEDLRQENFADLVRSGQSMMWRAGELIHLNSCYAPTVDDELIPEHPIAAFENGNQHQIPLLIGTNSDEASFGKFLFQRQSSRERAALRLLASFDPQHAPEVVAAYDGAVAREDFAHLLADALFWAPSTRIATAHAKVAPTWMYRFDFASAVLKWLGLGAMHSMELGNVFGDPYSSRASFLTNWGSRAEMEELTATMQQHWSAFIHGGRPEMSWPRYGSTHRATMIFDAEAYIEHAPHELKRQAWEGYHMLEWGSGRPELVRSLGFQPSGWE, via the coding sequence ATGGTTACGCCGCACGAGAACAACCGCGACTCTGAGGGTTTCCCTCTGGAGGAGTCTTCCGCGGCGGCGCGCCTGAAAGCGGAGCAGGCCCACGAACGCGCCCGCCGCGCGCATGAAGAGGCCCAAAACGCCTTGGCAGATGAGCTCACCGTGCGCACCACCTCCGGGTGGGTGCGCGGCGTTATAGAGGAGGACCTGCGCACCGATCGCCCCATTAGCGCCGGGCCGGTGCTCACTTGGCGCGGCATCCCCTTCGGCGATACCACCGCCGGGGACAACCGCTTCCGCGCCCCGCAGCCCGCACCGGCTTGGGAGGGCGTGCGCGATTGCAGCCAGTTCGGCCCACCGGCCCCGCAGACCACGTATTCCTGGACCGACCGCATTATCGGCTCCGAGGACTGTCTGCACCTCGACATCGTGCGCCCGCGCACCGAAGAGAAGCTTCCCGTGGTGGTCTACCTACACGGCGGCAGCTTCATAATGGGCTCGTCCCACATGCTTATGCTCCGCGGCTTTGAGTTAGCCACCCGCATGGACGTGGTCTACGTATCCATTAACTTCCGCCTCAACTCCCTGGGCTATTTGGATCTGCGCAGCCTGGGCGGGGACTGCAGCGCTAACCCGGCGGTGGCCGATCAGATCCTGGCGCTGCAATGGGTGCGCGACAATATCGCGGCCTTTGGCGGCGATCCTGATTCCGTCACCCTCATGGGCGAATCGGCCGGCGGCGCGGCGGTCCTCACCCTTATGACGAGCCCGGCCGCGGAGGGCCTCTTCCACCGCGCCATCGCCCAGTCCCCACCGATTGCGATGATCCATTCCCGCGCCCAGTCCACCTTGTGGGCGCGCGAGCTGGTTCACCGCCTGGCCTTGCCCCGGCGCACCTCGGTGGAGGACCTGCGCCAGGAAAACTTTGCCGATCTGGTGCGCTCGGGCCAATCCATGATGTGGCGGGCCGGCGAGCTCATTCACCTTAATTCCTGCTACGCGCCCACGGTGGATGATGAGCTCATTCCGGAACACCCCATCGCCGCCTTTGAAAACGGGAACCAGCACCAGATTCCGCTGCTCATCGGCACAAACTCGGACGAGGCTAGCTTTGGTAAATTCCTCTTCCAGCGGCAAAGCTCCCGTGAGCGCGCCGCCTTGCGCCTTCTGGCTTCCTTCGATCCCCAGCACGCCCCCGAGGTCGTCGCCGCCTATGACGGCGCGGTGGCCCGGGAGGACTTTGCGCACCTGCTTGCCGACGCCCTCTTTTGGGCACCCTCCACCCGCATCGCCACCGCCCATGCAAAAGTGGCGCCAACGTGGATGTATCGCTTCGACTTCGCCTCTGCCGTGCTCAAGTGGCTCGGCCTCGGCGCGATGCATTCGATGGAGCTCGGCAATGTCTTCGGTGACCCTTATTCCTCGCGCGCGTCTTTCCTGACCAATTGGGGCTCGCGCGCGGAGATGGAGGAACTTACCGCCACCATGCAGCAACACTGGTCCGCCTTTATCCACGGCGGCCGCCCGGAGATGAGCTGGCCGCGCTACGGATCCACTCACCGCGCCACCATGATCTTCGATGCCGAGGCCTATATTGAGCACGCCCCGCACGAGCTCAAGCGACAAGCCTGGGAGGGATACCACATGTTGGAGTGGGGAAGTGGGCGCCCGGAGCTGGTGAGATCTTTGGGCTTCCAACCATCCGGGTGGGAATAA